CCACGGGCCTGCGGCGCTAGTGTGCCGGCGCGGAAGTCCCGTGTGCACCGAGGCGCGTGATGCGCCCGCGGGGCAAGGCGGAACGACGCGCCGTAGCCGCCGCTACGGCAAGGAGTTCCAACGCCGCATCCCCGGGATGCAGCGCGAGCCGAATGCCTACGGGACTTCTGCAACGGTACACTAGCCTTCTGCTCCACCAGCCCGGTGGCGCCGGGATGCATATCGCGGCCGCCGCGCTTCTGGTCGGCTGCACCACGGCCGGGGGCACCGGAGCGTCGGCGCCCGACGCTGGCGGCGCGGACGTCGCGTGGCATCGTGAGGTAGCCCCGTTCCCGGTCGTGGGCCGGGACGGGGCGCCGCTGGACCTCCCCTTCCTGGGCGGGCTGGACGCGCCGCGTCTCCGCTTCGCGGACCTGGACGGCGACGGAGACCCCGATCTGCTGCTCCAGGAGCGCACCGACGAGCTGATGTTCCTGGAAAACGTCGGCGACCCCTCGGCTGCCCGCTTCGAGTGGCGCACCGATCGGTTCGAAGGACTGTCGATCGGCGAGTGGTTCCGCCCCCTGGACGCCGACGGCGACGGCGACGTGGACCTCTTCGTCGAGAACCCCTTCAATCACCTCAGTTACTACCGCAACGACGCCGGCCCGGGCGCTGCGCCCCGGCTGGTGCTGGCGAGCGACAGCGTGCGCCTCGACGACGGGACGCCGGTCTTTTCCGACCGGCAGAACATCCCGTCCATCCTCGACCTGGACTGCAACGGGCTGCTGGACCTGTTCATCGGACGCATCGACGGCACGGTTTCGCGCTTCGAGGCGGTGGCACCCGTGGGCCGAACCGCGCCCGCGTTTCGCTTGGTGGAAGAGCGCTGGGAGGACATCCAGGTGGTCGCGCAGCTCGTGCCCAGCCTGCACGGCGCCAACGCCATGGCGTTCGGAGACGTGGACGCGGACGGCGACACCGACCTGCTGTGGGGCGACTTCTTCGAGCCGGGCCTGCTGCTGTTCGAGAACTTCGGCACGTGCGCGCGGCCCCGGCTGCGCGAGGAGCCGGCGCCCTTCCCCGCCGGCGCCCCCGTGGCCACGAGCGGCTACAACGCGGGCGAGTTCGTGGACCTGGACGGCGACGGCGACTCCGACCTGGTCATCGGCGTGATAGGCGGCGCCTACGATCCCAGCCGGACCGCGGTGGAGAACGTGTACCTGCTGGAGCGCGTGGACGCCGGCTGGGACCTGGCCACGCGGCGCCTGCTGCGCGCGATAGACGTCGGCAGCGAGAGCGTGCCGGCCCTGGGCGACCTGGACGGCGACGGCGACGTCGACATCCTGGTGGGCACCAAGATCGAGGGCGACGACGCCCGGACCGCGTCGCTGCGGTTTCTGGAGAACGTGGGCACGCCCACCGCGCCCGCCTTCCGCGAGCGCGGCCGGCTGGGCGTCCGGGGCGGCTTCCAGCACGCGCCGGCGTTGGGCGACCTGGACGCGGACGGCGACGCCGACCTGCTGCTGGGCACGTGGAACCGCGGCGTTTCGCGCTGGCGCAACGACGGCCCGGGCGCCGACGGCCTGCCGACGTTCACCCTGCTCGACTCGGCGTACGTGCGGCTCACGCGGGGCTCGCACTCCACACCCGCGCTGGGAGACGTGGACGGCGACGGCGACCTGGACCTGGCGGTGGGCGAGTCGTCCGGAGAGGTAAACCTGTACCGCAACGTGGGGTCGGCCGGGACGCCCAGCTTCGAGCTGGTGACGGACAACTGGGGCGGACTCGACGTGGGACGGCGCAGCGCCCCGGCGCTCGTGGATCTGGACGGCGACGGCGCGCCCGAGCTGGCGCTGGGAGGAGAGGCCGGCGGCCTCACGCTGGTGCCGCTGGACGGCTCGGCCGCCGGCGCCCCCGTCGACCTCGGCCTGCCCCTGCCGGCCAACTCGGCCCCCGCGTTCGCCGACCTTGACGGCGACGGCCGGCCGGAGCTGATCGCCGGCAATCGCTCCGGCGGCCTGCTGTACTACTCGCTCAGTTCACCGTCAGCGGCTCGCGACTGATCGTCGCCCCGCTCGGCGCCACCCGACCGCCCACGAGGCGGCCCAGCGCGTCGATCGCCAGGTGGAATTCCGCGTCGGGCAGCGTCACGATGACCGTGTCGGCCGTACCCGCGGCCAGAAAGGCCTCGGAGAGCGCGCCCCCGCCCAGCGCGTCGTAAAGCGGCACGCTCGTCACTCCCGCCGCGCGGCCTCGCCTCACGACCTGCTCCAGCAGGATCATGCTGGGGTTCGTCCACGGCATCGTCCCGGGCTGCACGTCGCGGCGCTCTGTGGTCTGGCCGCCCCCCAGCGTCGTCCGCTGGACGCTCACCTCGGCGTCCGAAAAGGTGACGACGATCTCGACGTCCGGCGGGTCGGAGGTCGGCGCGCCCGGCCGCCAGAACAGCAGCGTGGCGCTGGGGATCAGCGCGTCCCCGCCAACCTCGGTGCCGACCTGCAGGGTAGGTCCTCCCCTGATGCGCATGTCGGAGCGGGAGGCGCTCGCGCTGCTCCGAAACGTCTCGATGGAGACGGTGTCGGCCCCCGACCGGATCACGAAGCGACCCACCTCGGCGACGCCCACGCCGCGGTCCCCGTCGACGGGGGGAGGGGGCGGCGCGACGACCGGAGGCACGGGCACCTCGGGTGGCGACGCGCACGCGGCCGCGAGGAGGCTCGCCAGGGCCAAGGAAGCCCGGCGCGCTGGCGGGATCCGGCGGCGGCGTTCGCCGATTGGTAGCATGGCAGGCCCTGTCGTGCTTAGGATGGACTCGTCGTGCGTTCCGGGTGGACGACCGGACGCCCCGTACCCGAACATTACGTGACGGCTGATTCCCAGGCCAAATCGACCCCACGGAGACGCGTGATGCATCGCCCCTACCCGCAGTCCCTCCCGCCCGCGGTTGTCCTGCTCCTCGGCGTACTCCTGGCCGCTTGCGGCGAAGACGGACCGCCGCCACCAGCGTCGATCGAGGGCACCACGGCGGCTGCGCAGACCGGCACGGTCGGCGAGGCCGTGGCGACTGCGCCCGCGGTGCTGGTCGAGGACGCGGCGGGTAATCCGCTGCCGGGCGCGCGCGTGACCTTCGGCGTGGTCTCGGGAGGTGGCAGCGTGGCGGCGGCCAGCGCGACCACCAACATGGCCGGGCGCGCCAGCGCGGGCACCTGGACGCTCGGCCCGACCGTGGGCGAACAGGTGGTGCAGGCCAGCGCCGGAAGCCTCTCCCCGGTGCGCTTCACGGCGCAGGCCGGGCCGGGCGCGCCCGCTTCTCTGGTCGCGCTGCAAGGCGACGGGCAGATGGGGATGGTGGGTGAAGCGCTGGCCGTCCGGCCCAGCGTTCGCGTGGAGGACGGCTTTGGCAATCCGGCGCAGGGGACGGTGGTGAGCTTCCAGGTGACGGCCGGAGACGGCAGCGTGTCGGGCGGTAACGTGCAGGCAGGCGCGGACGGCACCGCGTCGCCGCTCGAGTGGCGCCTGGGAGGCACGGCAGGGCTAAACACTCTGTCCGCGATGGTGTCCGGGCTTACGCCGGTGGACTTCAACGCGACCGGCGAGCGCGGGCCGGCATCCATGGTCGGCGTCCGGGATGGCGATAATCAGGTAGCATCAATAGGACAGCCTGTACCGATTCCCCCTAGCGTGCTCGTATCCGATGACTTCGGAAACGGCGTCCAGGGGGCGACCGTCACCTTCCAGATCGAAACCGGCGACGGGTCGGTCGCGGGCGGCACGGTCGTCACCGGAACCGACGGTGTCGCCGCAGCCATGGATTGGACGCTGGGCAGCTCACCGGGAGCGCAGAGCCTCATCGCGACCGCGGACCTCGTGCCTGGCGACACGGCGCGGCTCGCCGCCGTGGCAATGCCGATTTCCGAGTTCGATATCGAGGTCAGATTCCTCAGCGAGACGACCACCGCCCAGCAGTTTGCATTCGCCGTCGCGCAAGCCGTCTGGCGGTCAGCTATCATAGGCGACATCATCGCGGCGCAGATAAATAACCAGAACTGCTTGGAGTTCGGGCCGTTTACGGAAATCGTGGACGACCTCCTGATTCTCGCGGAGGTGATCCCGATCGACGGGCCGGGCAACATCCTCGGCCGGGCGGGGCCGTGCCTCGTGCGTACCTCGAATGATCTGCCCGCGGTGGGAATCATGAGCTTCGACGAGGCGGACCTGGCGAGCCTGGAAGCGGCCGGACTGCTGGACGAGGTGATCGTGCACGAGATGGGACACGTGCTGGGGCTGGGCACGGTCAAATGGGCGCCCCCGCTGCTCATGAGGGCTGGTACTAACGATCCTATCTTCACGGGAGCCGCAACGCTCACGGCCTTCGACAACGTGGGGGGGGCCTCCTACACAGGCGATCCCGTTCCCGTGGAGAACATCGGGGAGGACGGGGACGGCACCTACGGTGTGCACTGGCGTGAGTCGGTGTTCGACAACGAGCTCATGACGGGTTTCCTGAACGCCGGCGTGAACCCGCTCAGCGTCGTGTCGATCGCGTCGATGGAGGACCTCGGCTATCTCATCGATCTGGGGGCCGCGGATCCGTACATGCTGCCGGCGCCCGGCGTGGCGGCGGCCCGCGCCGCGGCGGGCACCAGGTTCCGGCTGCGCGAGGCGCCGATGCCGCCGCCCAAGAAGATCGACCCGTAGCATTCGCCACCGGAGCCGGCTCACCGGGCCGCCTAGTACGCCGGCCCCAGCAGCACCGCGTTGGCGTAGGGCTGGAAGGCGCCGAACCAGAAGTGGCGGAACAGCGGGTCGTCGGCGAACAGGATGACCTTGCCGGCGCCCATGCGGCGTGACACTAGCCACGCGCGCTGCTCGAGCGACTCGAGGTTCTCCTCGCTGATCACGCCGCTCAGCTCGGCGAGCTCGGCGGGGAAGTAGGCGGCCGACTCGAACTCCTCGTCGGGCATGAACGCAAGGTCGCCGGAGTGCAGCACGAACAGCTTGTCGGCGTCGCCGTCGCCGGCCGATGACACGCCCGCCCCGAACGCGAGCGGGTGCGCGGGATCCAGGCTCAGCTCGAAGATCGTCCCGGGCACGCTCTGCTCCCAGCGCTCCAGCTCGCGCGCCTCGCGGCCCAGCAGCGCGTCCTCCAGGTCGTCGTCGTCCCCCTCGTCCTCTTCCTCGTCGTCGTCCTCCTCGTCCTGCACGCGCTCCACCTCCGCCAGCTCCGCCAGCGCCGACGCGCCGCCGGACACCGCCACCAGCGTGCCCCCCGCGCGCACCCACGCGCCCAGAGCGTCGCCCGCGCCGTCCAGCGTCCTGCGGCCGGAGCCCGTCACCGAGGGCACGATCAGCACGTCGTAGGGAGCCAGCGCGCCCGCGCCCAGTCCGTCCGCCGGCACCTGGTCGAACGGCACGCCCAGAGTCCGCTCCAGGAAGAACCAGTGCGCGCCCAGCGAGGTGGGCGACACGCCCTCGCCGGCCAGCAGGCCGATGCGGGGCAGCGACAGGTCGTAGGACTCCTCGGTGCCGAGGTCGTTGCCGTTGACCGTAGATCCCGTCGCGACCGGCGTCGCTGCCCCTGTCAGCCCCGCGCTCGCGAGGCGCCCGTCCAGGTCGTCGTTGGCGTACGCCGGGATCCAGAAGGTGCCCGCGGGCCAGCTCCGGCCGGCGGCGTCGAAGCCCTCGTCCAGCGCGATGGCGCGCCCGCCGGCGGCGAGCAGCCGCGCGACGCCGCGCCACGCGCCCATGCCCGGCGCCACCAGGTAGCCCACGCTGGAGGCAGACGCGGCGGGCGCGTCCGGGCCGGATTCGCTGGACGCCACGAAGGAGCGGCTCTCCCCCGCGAACGCGGGGCGCGCGAGCGACGCGCCGGAACCGGTCCAGCCGCCCGCCGCCACGCTCCCCATGAGCCGGGTCGATCCCGGTGCGGCGGTCCAGTCGGCGGCGGGCGCGCCGCGCACGGTGTGCGCCTCGACGCCGAACGCGTAGGGCAGCGACCACGCACTCACGTCGTAGGAGTAGGTCGCGTTGAGCTCGGTCTCGGGCTCCAGCAGCGTGGTCGCAAGCCGGCCCCGCGGCTGCCGAGCGCGCACGCGGTACGTCCCCGCCGGGAACGAGCGGCGCGCGGAGAATCCGTTGTGCGCGCCGGCGTTGGCCTCGAAGGCGCGTCCCGCGACCTCCACCTGCACACCCTGCTCCTGGAGCATCCCCACCAGCTCGGCCGCGCGGCTGGGGTCGGCGCCGGGAACCAGCAGCACATCGCCGGCGTCCGCGCCCGTGTCGCGGTGGAATCGGGCGAAGCCCTCCAGCAGCTCGCCGCGCCCGTTGACCGCCGTCATGATCGTGGCGTGCCCCGCCACCCGGTGGTGCTGGGCGCGGTCGCGCAGGGTCAGCAGCACGCCGTCGGTGCGCTCCACGGCGAGCCCGGCCCGGGCGCTCCCCGCCTGCTCGTAGGTCATGCCGATCGCCCCCACCAGGCTCGGCCAGGTGTCGCCGTAGCCCGGGTAGAACAGGTCGAACGACTCGGCCGTGTAGTACGGCCAGCCGCGCGCGTCGAACGCCGCCGCGTTGCCGTCTCCGAAGCGCCGCCCCCACTCGTGCGTGTGCTCGGGGTACGCCGGGTTGATGGGGTCGGCGGCGGGGAAGAAGAAGTAGGTCGAGTTGAAGGACATCTCGTGGAAGTCCACGTGCACCTGCGGATTCCAGCGCGCCCACGTCGCCAGCCGCGCGCGGGTCTCGGGCTGCGTGGCCCACGACCAGTCGCGGTTGAGGTCGAACAGGTAGTGATTGAAGCGCCCGCCGGGCCACGGCTCCCAGTGCTCGCGCGCCTCCGGCCGCGGGTTCGGGTTCGCCCCGCGCGCCTGCCGGTACCAGCCCACGTAGCGGTCGCGTCCGTCCGGGTTGAGCGCCGGGTCGATCACCACGACGGCTCCCTCCAGCGCCCCCTCCAGCCCCTCGGCGCCGCGCGCCAGGTCCCACGCGGTCCACATCGAGGCCTCGCTGGAGGAGCTCTCGTTGCCGTGCACGCCGTAGCTCAGGTATACCACCGCGGGGTTGGTCGCGGCGATCTCGGCGGCGCGCGCGGCGCTCGTGCCGGGGTCGGTCAGCTCCGCGTTCAGCGCCAGGATCTGGTCCAGCCGCGCGCGGCTGTCGGCGCTCGCGATGAGCGCCTGGAGGAGCGGGCGCCCCTCTCCGGTCTGGCCGTACCGCTCGACGCTCACCAGGTCGGAGGCCGCCGCGAGCGCGTCGAAGTAGCGCACCACCTGGCCGTGGTCGGTGAAGCGCTCGCCCAGCGCGTGCCCCAGCACGTCCTGCGGCGAGGGCGGCGCCTGCGCGCCCAGCGGGGCCGCGAGCGCCGCGAGGAGCAGGGTCGGCAGGGGCACCCGCGCCCTTGCCGTCGCGCGCCTGGTAACCGGGATGGTGAGTTCGGTGCTGCCGGCCATCGCTTCGCTCGCTGGTTCGAGATCGCGTATTGGAGTCGTCTTCCGGCCGCGCTGGGCGGTCGAGGGGCGGGCGTCAGGATGCCCGGCGGCGCACGCGAGCGCAACGCGCGGGACCCATTGCGTCCGGGAGCGCGTTCGGCGAGCGTGAAAGCATGCTCTACCCACTCGCCCGCCCGCGCCGCCGCCGTGCGCTCGGCGCCGCGCCGCTCCTGTTGCTGATCGCTTCGTGCTCCCCTGGAGCCGGCGCCTCGGCCGTCGAAGCGCCCGACGAGCAGACGTTCGTGAGCGCGTTCGTGGAGCTGCGACGCGCCGCCGCCCAGGAGCGCACCAACGAGGCCTTCGCGCGCAGGCGCGAGGAAATCCTGAGCACCCACGGTGTCACCGCGGAGACGCTAGAACGTTTCATCGACGTACACGCCGACGACCTCGACTACTTGTCGGACGTATGGGACCGGATCGACCGGACGCTGCGGGGTGAGTTGGACGCCGAAGGGAACGTCATTAGGCCCGGCTCGACTCCCGACGCGGAAGGGAATGACAGCGACAACTAGCGCTTTGGGTTTCTGCGCGCCGCGCGGGGCTGCGCTGCTCCTGCTCGTCACCGCGCTCGCCTCGTGCGGCGACCGCGCGCGCCCCACCGGCCTGCCCACCGAGCCGGGTGCCGTGGACCTCTCCGTGCAGCTTCTGGCGCCGGAGCAGGGTCAGGCGCGCATGGCCGGCACGTCGGTCGCGGTCACGGTGCGGGCGAACGAGCCCAACGCGCGCCTGATCGGGGTGGGTTTCGAGGCACGCCTGAACTCGTTCGCGCAGGACCTGATCGACTCCGCGCAGGTGAGCTTCCCGGGGGTTTCGGACACCATCTTCGTGTTCGACTACCCCATCCCACCCGACTTCACGAACAACGTCCAGATCAACTTCTTCGGCGTGGCGTTCGGTCAGAACGGAGCGCGCGCGGTGAGCATCCCGCGCTCCGCCATCATCATCAACTGATCGGCCGGCGGCGGCACAAGCCGCGTCGGCCTACTCCCACTCGATCGTCGCGGGCGGCTTGGAGCTGACGTCGTAGCAGACGCGGTTCACGCCCGTCACCTCGTTGATGATGCGGTTGGCCATCCGGCCCAGCACCTCGTGCGGGAAGGGGTACCAGTCCGCGGTCATCCCGTCGCGGCTGGTCACCGCGCGCAGCGACAGCACGTGCTCGTAGGTCCGGAAGTCGCCCATGACGCCAACCGAACGGACCGGCAGCAGCACCGCGAACGCCTGCCAGATGTCGTCGTAGAGGCCGGCGGCGCGGATCTCCTCCAGGTAGATCGCGTCGGCCTGGCGCAGGACGTCCAGGCGGTCTCGCGACACCTCCCCCAGCACGCGGATCGCCAGGCCCGGGCCCGGGAAGGGGTGGCGCCCCACCAGCTCGTCGGAGAGTCCCAGCTCGCGGCCCACCAGTCGCACCTCGTCCTTGAACAGCTCCCTCAGCGGCTCGACCAGCTCGAACGGGAGGTCCTCCGGCAGCCCGCCGACGTTGTGGTGGGTCTTTATGGTGGCCGAGGGCCCGCGCACCGAGATCGACTCTATCACGTCCGGGTAAAGCGTGCCCTGGACCAGGAGGCGCGCGTCGTCGCCGGCGTCCCGCGCCGCCTCCTCGAACACGCGGATGAAGGTCTCGCCTACGCGCCTGCGTTTCTGTTCCGGGTCGTCCACGCCCTCCAGCGCGTCCAGGAAACGATCGGCCGCGTCGACCACCACCAGCTTGATGCCCATGTGGCGCCGGAAGGTGCGCTCGACGTTCTCGGCCTCGCCCTGCCGCAGCAGCCCGTTGTCGACGAAGATGCAGGTGAGCTGATCGCCCACCGCGCGGTGCACGAGCGCCGCGGCCACCGAGGAGTCGACCCCTCCGGAGAGCCCGCAGATCACGGCGTCGGAGCCCACCTGCTCCCTGATGCGGGCGACCGAGTCGTCGATGAACGAACCCGCGGTCCAGGACGCGTCGCAGCCGCACAAGCCGTAGACGAAGTTGGCCAGGATTTCCCCACCGCGCGGGGTGTGCGCCACCTCGGGGTGGAACTGGACGCCGAAGATCGGCCTGTCCTCGGCGCCGAACGCGGCGACGGGCACCGACTCGGTCGCGGCCAGCGTGCGGTAGCCCGGCGGCGGCTCGTCCACGTGGTCGCCGTGGCTCATCCAGACAGTGGTCGAGCCACCCGGGTCGAACCCCTTGAAGAGATCATCGGCGTCCCGGATGGTGACCTCCGCGCGGCCGTACTCGCGCTTGCCGCTCGCCACCGCGGCGCCCTCCAGGTGCGCTATCACCTGCATGCCGTAGCAGATCCCCAGCACCGGCACGCCCATGCGCAGCAGATCGGCGTCGGCCAGCAGGCCCTCGGCCTCGTAGACCGAGGCAGGGCCGCCCGACAGCACGATGCCCGCGGGGTCCCAGGCGCGGATGTCGTCCATGGTGATGGTCGCGGGTTGGATCTCGCAGTACACGCTCAGCTCGCGGATGCGGCGCGCGATGAGCTGCGTGAACTGCGAGCCGTAGTCGAGGATCAGGATGCGTTGCGTCATGCCTCGTGCAGGATCAGGTCGTCGTAGGTCTCGCGGCGCCGGACCACCTCGATCCGGTCGCCGTCCACCAGCGCTTCGGCGGGGCGCGGCCGCGAGTTGTAGCTGGAGGCCATCGAGAATCCGTACGCGCCGGTGGTGCGGATGGCCAGCAGGTCGCCCTCCTCGGGCCGCGCGAGCACGCGGTCGAGCGCCAGGAAGTCCCCGCTCTCGCACACCGGGCCCACGATGTCCACGCTGGCGGGCTCGCGATCCGAGGCCTGGTCCACCGCCTCCACGCGGTGATAGCCTTCGTAGTGGCTGGGGCGCATCAGGTCGTTCATGCCGGCGTCGGTGATCACGAAGGTGCGGCCGCCGTTCTGCTTCACGTAGAGCACGCGGGTCAGCAGCAGCCCCGCCGGCCCCACGATTATCCTGCCGGGCTCCAGCACAGGACGCAGGCCGGTGGCGGCGAGCGGCCCAGTCAGCACGGCGGCGAACTCCGCGGGGGCGGCCGCGGGCTCCTCGGCGTAGGGCACCCCGAACCCGCCGCCGACGTCCAGGTAGGTCAGCTCGATGCCCCCCTCGCGCAGCTCATCCACCAGCTCGGCCACGCGCCGGAGCGCGCGCGCGAAGGGCGCCGGCTCGGTGATCTGGCTGCCGATGTGCACGCTCACGCCGCGCACCTCCAGCGCCGGATCGGCCGCGGCGACGCGGTACAGCTCGGGGGCCTCAGCGACCGCCACGCCGAACTTGCTCGCGCCGTGCCCGGTGCGGGTGTAGTGGTGCGGCGTGTCGGCCTCGACGTCGGGGTTCACGCGCACCGCAAAGGGAGCCCTCCGGCCGCGGCCGGCGGCCACCCTGGCCAGCGCGCGCAGCTCGCCGGCGCTCTCGACGTTGAAGCCGTAGATCCCGGCGTCCAGCGCCTCGGCCAGCTCGGCTTCGGTCTTGCCCACGCCGCTGAAGACGATGCGCTCGGCGGGGACGCCCGCGGCGAGCGCCCGCCGCAGCTCCCCGCCGCTGACGATGTCGGCCCCCGCACCTTCGGAAGCGAGCAGCCGCAGCACGCCCAGGTTGCCGTTGGCCTTGACCGCGTACGCTATCAGCGGATCCAGCGCGGCGAAGGCGTCGCGGAACGCGCGGTAGCGCTCCAGGATGGCAGACCTGCTGTACACGTAGAGCGGCGTGCCCAGCTCTTCGGCGAGGCGGCGGGCGGGCACCCCCTCGCAGTGCAGGTGGCCGGCGCGGTGGGCGAACTGGTGCGCCATCAGGCGGCGCGGCGCGCCGGCGCGCGCGCCTCGAGCCGGGTCAGTACGCCCTCGCCCAGACCGCCTCCTCCGCGGCGGCGCCGCCGCACACCAGACAACGCCCCGGCACCTCCGGCGAACGGAAATCCTCGGACGGCAAGCACCTGATGCTGGCCTTGGTGTCGTTCTTGGCCTTGGTCTCGCACTCCGCCGAGCCGCACCAGCCGGCGTAGACGAAGCCCCCAGCGCCCTCCATGATCTGGCGGAAGGCGTCGTAGTCGTGCACGCCCCGGTGCGAGTTCGTCTCGCGGCGCTGGATGGCGCCGGCCAGCATGGCGTCCTGGATCTCATCCAGCAGGCCCGGCACCGACGCGATCGCCGCCCGCTCTTCGAGGAAGGCCTTCTTGTCCACTCCTTCGGGCACGAAGCGGCGCACGAGCACGAGCTGGCCCTTGTCCACGTCCTTGGGGCCGATCTCGATGCGCAGCGGCACGCCCTTGCGCTCCCACTCCCAGAACTTGGCGCCCGGGCTGCCGGTGTCGCGGTCGTCCACGCGCACGCGCAGGCCCTGGGCGCGCAGCTCCTCCCCAACCGCGCGGGCCTTGGCGAGCACCGCTTCTGAGCCGTCGCCACGCAGGATGGGCACTATCACCACCTGGATCGGCGCCAGCCGCGGCGGCACGATGAGCCCGACGTCGTCGCCGTGGGTCATCACCAGCCCGCCCACCAGCCGCGTGGACACGCCCCAGGAGGTGTTCCAGGCGTAGTCCTCGCCGCCGTCCTCGGTCTGGAAGCGGAAGTCGAACTGGCGCGAGAAGTTCTGCCCCAGGTTGTGCGACGTGCCCGCCTGCAGCGCCCGGTTGTCCTGCATGAGCGCCTCGCACGCGTAGGTCCGCACCGCCCCCGCGAAGCGCTCGGCGTCGGTCTTCTTGCCGGTGAGCGGCGGCATGGCCATCCACTCCTCCATGAAGCGCCGGTAGAGCCCCAGGATCAGCAGCGTCTCCGCCTCCGCCTCGGCGTCGGTGGCGTGCGCGGTGTGGCCCTCCTGCCAGAGGAACTCCGAGGTGCGCAGGAACAGCCGCGTGCGCAGCTCCCAGCGCATCACGTTCGCCCACTGGTTCATCAGGATCGGCAGGTCCCGGTAGCTCTGCACCCACTTGGCGAACATGTGGTAGATGATGGTCTCCGAGGTGGGCCGGATGACGAGCGGCTCCTCCAGCTCCTTGCCGCCCGCGCGTGTGACCACCGCCACCTCGGGCGCGAAGCCCTTTATGTGCTCCTTCTCCCGCTCCAGGAAGCTCTGCGGGATGAGCAGCGGGAAGTACGCGTTCTCGTGCCCGGTCTCCTTGAAGAGGCCGTCCAGCGCACCCTGCATGTTCTCCCAGATGCCGTAACCGTACGGGCGGATGACCATGCTGCCGCGCACCGGCGAGTAGTCGGCCAGCTCGGCGCGCAGCACCACCTCGTTGTACCACGCGGC
This sequence is a window from Gemmatimonadota bacterium. Protein-coding genes within it:
- a CDS encoding VCBS repeat-containing protein — translated: MHIAAAALLVGCTTAGGTGASAPDAGGADVAWHREVAPFPVVGRDGAPLDLPFLGGLDAPRLRFADLDGDGDPDLLLQERTDELMFLENVGDPSAARFEWRTDRFEGLSIGEWFRPLDADGDGDVDLFVENPFNHLSYYRNDAGPGAAPRLVLASDSVRLDDGTPVFSDRQNIPSILDLDCNGLLDLFIGRIDGTVSRFEAVAPVGRTAPAFRLVEERWEDIQVVAQLVPSLHGANAMAFGDVDADGDTDLLWGDFFEPGLLLFENFGTCARPRLREEPAPFPAGAPVATSGYNAGEFVDLDGDGDSDLVIGVIGGAYDPSRTAVENVYLLERVDAGWDLATRRLLRAIDVGSESVPALGDLDGDGDVDILVGTKIEGDDARTASLRFLENVGTPTAPAFRERGRLGVRGGFQHAPALGDLDADGDADLLLGTWNRGVSRWRNDGPGADGLPTFTLLDSAYVRLTRGSHSTPALGDVDGDGDLDLAVGESSGEVNLYRNVGSAGTPSFELVTDNWGGLDVGRRSAPALVDLDGDGAPELALGGEAGGLTLVPLDGSAAGAPVDLGLPLPANSAPAFADLDGDGRPELIAGNRSGGLLYYSLSSPSAARD
- a CDS encoding leishmanolysin-related zinc metalloendopeptidase, producing MHRPYPQSLPPAVVLLLGVLLAACGEDGPPPPASIEGTTAAAQTGTVGEAVATAPAVLVEDAAGNPLPGARVTFGVVSGGGSVAAASATTNMAGRASAGTWTLGPTVGEQVVQASAGSLSPVRFTAQAGPGAPASLVALQGDGQMGMVGEALAVRPSVRVEDGFGNPAQGTVVSFQVTAGDGSVSGGNVQAGADGTASPLEWRLGGTAGLNTLSAMVSGLTPVDFNATGERGPASMVGVRDGDNQVASIGQPVPIPPSVLVSDDFGNGVQGATVTFQIETGDGSVAGGTVVTGTDGVAAAMDWTLGSSPGAQSLIATADLVPGDTARLAAVAMPISEFDIEVRFLSETTTAQQFAFAVAQAVWRSAIIGDIIAAQINNQNCLEFGPFTEIVDDLLILAEVIPIDGPGNILGRAGPCLVRTSNDLPAVGIMSFDEADLASLEAAGLLDEVIVHEMGHVLGLGTVKWAPPLLMRAGTNDPIFTGAATLTAFDNVGGASYTGDPVPVENIGEDGDGTYGVHWRESVFDNELMTGFLNAGVNPLSVVSIASMEDLGYLIDLGAADPYMLPAPGVAAARAAAGTRFRLREAPMPPPKKIDP
- a CDS encoding M14 family metallopeptidase; protein product: MAGSTELTIPVTRRATARARVPLPTLLLAALAAPLGAQAPPSPQDVLGHALGERFTDHGQVVRYFDALAAASDLVSVERYGQTGEGRPLLQALIASADSRARLDQILALNAELTDPGTSAARAAEIAATNPAVVYLSYGVHGNESSSSEASMWTAWDLARGAEGLEGALEGAVVVIDPALNPDGRDRYVGWYRQARGANPNPRPEAREHWEPWPGGRFNHYLFDLNRDWSWATQPETRARLATWARWNPQVHVDFHEMSFNSTYFFFPAADPINPAYPEHTHEWGRRFGDGNAAAFDARGWPYYTAESFDLFYPGYGDTWPSLVGAIGMTYEQAGSARAGLAVERTDGVLLTLRDRAQHHRVAGHATIMTAVNGRGELLEGFARFHRDTGADAGDVLLVPGADPSRAAELVGMLQEQGVQVEVAGRAFEANAGAHNGFSARRSFPAGTYRVRARQPRGRLATTLLEPETELNATYSYDVSAWSLPYAFGVEAHTVRGAPAADWTAAPGSTRLMGSVAAGGWTGSGASLARPAFAGESRSFVASSESGPDAPAASASSVGYLVAPGMGAWRGVARLLAAGGRAIALDEGFDAAGRSWPAGTFWIPAYANDDLDGRLASAGLTGAATPVATGSTVNGNDLGTEESYDLSLPRIGLLAGEGVSPTSLGAHWFFLERTLGVPFDQVPADGLGAGALAPYDVLIVPSVTGSGRRTLDGAGDALGAWVRAGGTLVAVSGGASALAELAEVERVQDEEDDDEEEDEGDDDDLEDALLGREARELERWEQSVPGTIFELSLDPAHPLAFGAGVSSAGDGDADKLFVLHSGDLAFMPDEEFESAAYFPAELAELSGVISEENLESLEQRAWLVSRRMGAGKVILFADDPLFRHFWFGAFQPYANAVLLGPAY
- the guaA gene encoding glutamine-hydrolyzing GMP synthase; the encoded protein is MTQRILILDYGSQFTQLIARRIRELSVYCEIQPATITMDDIRAWDPAGIVLSGGPASVYEAEGLLADADLLRMGVPVLGICYGMQVIAHLEGAAVASGKREYGRAEVTIRDADDLFKGFDPGGSTTVWMSHGDHVDEPPPGYRTLAATESVPVAAFGAEDRPIFGVQFHPEVAHTPRGGEILANFVYGLCGCDASWTAGSFIDDSVARIREQVGSDAVICGLSGGVDSSVAAALVHRAVGDQLTCIFVDNGLLRQGEAENVERTFRRHMGIKLVVVDAADRFLDALEGVDDPEQKRRRVGETFIRVFEEAARDAGDDARLLVQGTLYPDVIESISVRGPSATIKTHHNVGGLPEDLPFELVEPLRELFKDEVRLVGRELGLSDELVGRHPFPGPGLAIRVLGEVSRDRLDVLRQADAIYLEEIRAAGLYDDIWQAFAVLLPVRSVGVMGDFRTYEHVLSLRAVTSRDGMTADWYPFPHEVLGRMANRIINEVTGVNRVCYDVSSKPPATIEWE
- the lysA gene encoding diaminopimelate decarboxylase, giving the protein MAHQFAHRAGHLHCEGVPARRLAEELGTPLYVYSRSAILERYRAFRDAFAALDPLIAYAVKANGNLGVLRLLASEGAGADIVSGGELRRALAAGVPAERIVFSGVGKTEAELAEALDAGIYGFNVESAGELRALARVAAGRGRRAPFAVRVNPDVEADTPHHYTRTGHGASKFGVAVAEAPELYRVAAADPALEVRGVSVHIGSQITEPAPFARALRRVAELVDELREGGIELTYLDVGGGFGVPYAEEPAAAPAEFAAVLTGPLAATGLRPVLEPGRIIVGPAGLLLTRVLYVKQNGGRTFVITDAGMNDLMRPSHYEGYHRVEAVDQASDREPASVDIVGPVCESGDFLALDRVLARPEEGDLLAIRTTGAYGFSMASSYNSRPRPAEALVDGDRIEVVRRRETYDDLILHEA